From Calothrix sp. PCC 6303, a single genomic window includes:
- a CDS encoding M23 family metallopeptidase produces the protein MTQRKDPARNNLHKIWQHSLPARSLCLLGSFSILSSGLVLAQSESAVDNIVPTSENTQPSGNSVKKVTIERNPQVSAPETMRTTSVEQTSPVEFSSRRQRLKQRLNRSQVAESVETPKKRNASPQGVTRPQVEISTPKTGVERLRAKVEASRDKKNQTSNAPVIIPEKLPEVSRTKQPATTNNNSNSGKDYNNSYIDPTDYSTAQNRDQEAPNSVIITERSSGCQAVISQGKGTGNCLQAPITRANAPSWIKKGQNITATAAKTVSARTVAPNSNVSDSPNWRKPRIISSKAIVRNIQPSQLPNTQAVNKNNYNPNRFIPTPGNFVQLPVPTTTGTPLTASAGVLPLPINADNTAPRPGIVAYNIPLATTLPQVTYNASATYNPSGMIFPLSIPAPITSIFGWRTHPITGDQRFHSGTDVGAAEGTPVLAAITGQVEVADYVGGYGLTVILNHNSAQQTLYGHMSQVYVQPGQIVQQGTVIGLVGSTGVSTGPHLHFEVRQLTQNGWVAVDAGASLQSAVSQLVQALQTNQVSQKPSN, from the coding sequence ATGACGCAGCGAAAAGACCCTGCTCGTAACAACTTGCACAAAATATGGCAGCACTCCCTGCCAGCACGAAGCCTCTGTTTGCTTGGTAGCTTTAGCATCCTCAGCAGCGGCTTGGTACTTGCCCAAAGCGAGTCCGCAGTAGACAATATTGTTCCTACCTCGGAAAATACGCAGCCTTCGGGCAACAGCGTCAAAAAGGTGACAATAGAGCGAAACCCTCAAGTATCCGCTCCTGAGACAATGCGAACGACTTCCGTCGAGCAAACTTCCCCTGTGGAATTTTCCTCCCGTCGTCAACGACTTAAGCAACGTTTAAATCGTTCCCAAGTTGCAGAATCGGTAGAAACTCCCAAAAAACGAAATGCATCTCCACAAGGAGTAACCCGTCCCCAAGTTGAAATTTCTACCCCTAAAACAGGCGTAGAACGTCTACGGGCAAAAGTTGAAGCATCGCGTGACAAAAAAAACCAAACTTCAAATGCACCCGTAATCATTCCGGAGAAGCTGCCGGAAGTATCACGTACAAAGCAACCTGCAACGACAAATAATAATTCCAATTCAGGTAAAGATTACAACAACAGCTATATTGATCCAACTGACTACAGCACTGCTCAAAATCGAGATCAAGAAGCTCCAAATTCGGTAATAATCACCGAACGTTCCAGCGGTTGCCAAGCAGTTATTAGTCAAGGAAAAGGTACTGGAAACTGCCTGCAAGCACCAATCACCCGCGCTAACGCACCAAGCTGGATTAAAAAAGGACAAAATATCACAGCTACAGCCGCAAAAACAGTTTCCGCGCGCACTGTTGCTCCTAACTCCAATGTTAGCGATAGTCCAAACTGGCGTAAACCTCGCATTATTAGTAGTAAGGCTATTGTTCGTAATATCCAACCTAGTCAGCTTCCTAATACTCAAGCTGTAAATAAAAATAACTACAATCCAAATCGGTTTATTCCAACCCCTGGTAACTTTGTTCAATTACCTGTCCCCACCACTACTGGTACACCTCTAACAGCAAGTGCGGGAGTATTGCCACTACCAATCAACGCCGATAACACGGCACCTCGTCCTGGTATAGTAGCCTACAATATTCCCTTGGCGACCACACTACCCCAAGTTACCTACAACGCTTCAGCAACTTACAACCCATCGGGAATGATATTCCCCTTATCCATACCTGCACCAATTACTTCAATTTTTGGTTGGCGGACACACCCAATTACAGGTGATCAACGTTTCCACTCCGGTACGGATGTGGGTGCAGCGGAAGGAACCCCAGTTTTGGCGGCAATTACGGGTCAAGTGGAAGTAGCTGATTACGTTGGTGGTTACGGCTTGACGGTGATTCTCAATCACAATTCAGCCCAACAAACCCTCTATGGTCACATGTCACAGGTATATGTACAACCAGGTCAAATTGTCCAGCAAGGAACTGTAATTGGCTTGGTAGGTAGCACTGGTGTTTCTACTGGTCCTCACCTCCACTTTGAAGTACGTCAATTAACACAAAATGGTTGGGTAGCTGTTGATGCTGGCGCATCACTACAATCGGCTGTGAGTCAGTTGGTACAGGCTTTACAAACTAATCAAGTTTCTCAAAAACCAAGTAATTAG
- a CDS encoding DUF4079 domain-containing protein codes for MVNLAEILEPIAAWFRGFGTPDIIVHWGHPAMMGIVIVGMGSFVGYTGWQGRLAVDKDVAVKNRGEHRKLAPLMFLFMALGYIGGVLSLVMQRKPILESSHFWTGSGLLLLLAINSAIAFTKFGGNKAGLRSLHAYIGSTALVVMLVHAALGLKLGLSL; via the coding sequence ATCGTGAATTTAGCTGAAATTTTAGAACCGATTGCGGCATGGTTCCGTGGTTTTGGGACACCGGATATAATTGTACATTGGGGACATCCGGCGATGATGGGGATTGTGATCGTGGGGATGGGAAGTTTTGTTGGGTATACGGGTTGGCAGGGAAGGTTAGCGGTTGATAAAGATGTGGCTGTGAAAAATCGTGGTGAACATCGGAAGTTAGCACCGCTAATGTTTTTATTTATGGCTTTGGGTTACATAGGTGGTGTCCTTTCATTGGTAATGCAGCGGAAACCAATTTTGGAAAGTTCTCACTTTTGGACAGGTTCAGGTTTGTTATTATTGCTAGCAATTAATAGCGCGATCGCGTTTACTAAATTTGGTGGCAATAAAGCCGGATTGCGATCGCTTCATGCTTATATAGGTAGTACTGCTTTGGTTGTAATGTTAGTACATGCAGCTTTGGGACTCAAGTTAGGTTTATCTTTATAG
- a CDS encoding biotin--[acetyl-CoA-carboxylase] ligase: protein MNQTQIETLLNSARSNPYLPFSLHLYDNLASTNQTLWELGAVPGKVVIATEQTAGRGQWGKNWVSNTGGLYLSVAVAPNLTATDSYQLTFATAWGIAQQLRNCDIPVEIKWPNDLILDQLKLGGILTETKINQGKITQAVIGVGINWRNSVPDTGISLELWRSHFCEKSHKCEKSHLSQKSTQSSTNQILEIETLICKVLLGIESGVRCLFEEGIDILLPSYLNYLTNMGDKVNVDNTVGTVVGVTSTGCLHVRMETSKSKSVRTPEIYLKPGTISLGYGNSTEKPMGYSQPNSANQTNSMN, encoded by the coding sequence GTGAACCAAACTCAAATCGAAACTCTGTTAAATTCAGCACGTTCAAATCCTTACTTACCTTTCTCTCTCCATCTCTACGACAACCTAGCCTCAACCAACCAGACACTTTGGGAATTAGGTGCCGTCCCTGGAAAAGTAGTTATTGCTACCGAACAAACGGCAGGACGGGGGCAATGGGGAAAAAATTGGGTATCTAATACTGGGGGATTATATCTTTCGGTGGCAGTCGCACCAAATTTGACAGCAACAGACAGTTATCAACTTACCTTTGCCACTGCTTGGGGTATTGCTCAACAATTGCGAAATTGTGATATTCCCGTAGAAATCAAATGGCCCAACGATCTGATTTTAGATCAACTTAAACTAGGTGGTATATTAACCGAAACCAAAATCAACCAGGGAAAAATTACCCAAGCCGTAATTGGTGTAGGAATCAATTGGCGTAACTCTGTTCCCGATACAGGTATTAGTTTAGAATTATGGCGATCGCATTTCTGCGAGAAATCGCACAAGTGCGAGAAATCGCATTTATCCCAAAAATCCACTCAAAGCAGCACTAACCAGATTTTAGAAATCGAAACCCTAATTTGTAAAGTTCTACTGGGAATCGAATCCGGTGTACGGTGCCTTTTTGAAGAAGGAATAGATATACTCTTGCCTAGCTATTTAAATTATTTAACCAATATGGGAGATAAAGTAAACGTAGATAATACTGTAGGAACTGTAGTGGGTGTAACTTCTACAGGTTGTCTCCATGTTCGCATGGAAACTTCCAAATCAAAATCAGTAAGAACACCAGAAATTTACTTGAAGCCAGGTACAATCAGTTTGGGCTATGGTAATTCTACTGAAAAACCTATGGGATACTCCCAGCCAAACTCGGCAAACCAAACCAACAGCATGAATTGA
- the pgeF gene encoding peptidoglycan editing factor PgeF — protein MHTWQWRTWNELPYLTCSLLEDFPHGFFTSGFWLRPPVELTPILAPQASTYRLKQVHGNVVLTPQEITAKLEVGGDDVEDDLVMGDGVKSDQPQQGVWVASADCTPVLIADAKTGQVVAIHAGWKGTAKKIVPVAIQRLLDAGSKITDLRVAMGPAIAGEVYQVSRETAAEVGATILTETEPEKIVKTLMELDNSPILPDPIPDKVRLDVRRVNAIQLANLGIGSEQIAIASYCTFQTPEYFFSYRREKAKKVQWSGIVSQ, from the coding sequence ATGCACACTTGGCAATGGCGTACTTGGAATGAACTGCCGTATTTAACTTGTAGTTTACTAGAAGATTTTCCCCATGGTTTTTTTACCTCTGGGTTTTGGTTACGTCCTCCAGTTGAGTTAACGCCGATTTTAGCTCCGCAAGCATCAACTTATCGCCTCAAGCAGGTTCATGGGAATGTGGTTTTAACACCCCAGGAGATTACCGCGAAGTTAGAGGTAGGTGGGGATGATGTGGAAGATGATTTGGTAATGGGGGATGGGGTGAAAAGCGATCAACCCCAGCAAGGGGTATGGGTAGCTAGTGCAGATTGTACACCTGTTTTGATTGCTGATGCGAAAACCGGTCAGGTGGTGGCGATTCATGCAGGTTGGAAGGGAACCGCGAAAAAAATTGTCCCGGTGGCTATCCAACGGTTGTTGGATGCTGGTAGTAAAATAACAGATTTACGGGTGGCGATGGGTCCTGCGATCGCAGGTGAAGTATATCAGGTTTCGAGGGAAACTGCGGCGGAGGTGGGGGCAACAATTTTGACGGAAACTGAACCAGAAAAAATTGTCAAAACTCTGATGGAGTTAGATAACTCTCCCATACTTCCAGATCCAATTCCTGATAAAGTCCGTTTGGATGTGCGACGGGTGAATGCAATACAGTTGGCTAATCTGGGTATAGGTTCTGAGCAGATAGCGATCGCATCTTACTGTACTTTCCAAACTCCTGAATACTTTTTCTCTTATCGTCGGGAAAAGGCAAAAAAAGTTCAATGGTCTGGAATTGTAAGTCAATAG